One part of the Microtus ochrogaster isolate Prairie Vole_2 chromosome 16, MicOch1.0, whole genome shotgun sequence genome encodes these proteins:
- the LOC101988440 gene encoding prostaglandin-E(2) 9-reductase-like isoform X1, with translation MNPKLCAELNDGHHIPVLGFGTYAPEEVPKSMITEATKIGIDAGFRHIDAAYMYQNEEEVGLAIRDKIADGTVKREDIFYTSKLSSTCHRPELVQVCLEKSLKKLQLDYVDLYLIHFPVPMKPDNNLNPTVENGKLLFDTVDLRDTWEAMEKCKDAGLAKSIGVSNFNRRLLEMILNKPGLKYKPVCNQVECHPYLNQSKLLDYCKSKDIVLVAYGALGTQRYKNWVDENAPYLLEDPILGAMAEKHKKTPALISLRYLLQRGIVVLAKSFNEKRIKENMKVFEFQLPEEDMAVIDSMNKNYRYSTAKFISAHPDYPYSDEY, from the exons ATGAATCCCAAACTCTGTGCAGAGCTAAATGATGGCCACCACATTCCTGTTCTTGGTTTTGGAACCTATGCCCCAGAAGAG GTTCCTAAGAGTATGATTACAGAGGCCACCAAGATAGGTATAGATGCTGGATTTCGCCATATCGATGCAGCTTATATGTACCAAAATGAGGAAGAAGTAGGGCTGGCCATCCGTGACAAGATTGCTGATGGTACTGTGAAGAGAGAAGATATATTCTACACTTCAAAG CTCTCCTCCACATGCCATAGGCCAGAACTGGTCCAGGTTTGtttggaaaagtcactgaaaAAGCTTCAGCTGGACTATGTTGACCTCTATCTTATTCATTTCCCAGTGCCAATGAAG CCAGACAACAATCTTAATCCAACAGTTGAAAATGGGAAATTATTATTTGACACAGTGGATCTCCGTGACACTTGGGAG GCCATGGAGAAGTGTAAGGATGCAGGGTTGGCCAAGTCCATTGGGGTGTCCAACTTTAACCGCAGGCTGCTGGAGATGATCCTGAACAAGCCAGGGCTCAAGTACAAACCTGTGTGCAACCAG GTAGAATGCCATCCATATCTCAACCAGAGCAAGCTCTTGGACTACTGCAAGTCAAAAGACATTGTTCTGGTTGCCTATGGTGCTCTAGGAACCCAACGATATAAGAACTG GGTAGATGAGAATGCGCCATATCTTTTGGAAGATCCAATTCTTGGTGCTATGGCTGAGAAGCACAAAAAAACTCCAGCCCTAATTTCCCTCCGTTATCTACTGCAGCGTGGGATTGTGGTTCTTGCCAAGAGTTTCAATGAGAAGCGGATCAAAGAGAATATGAAG GTTTTTGAGTTCCAGTTGCCGGAAGAGGACATGGCAGTTATCGATAGCATGAACAAAAATTACCGATATTCTACTGCTAAATT TATATCTGCCCACCCTGATTATCCATATTCAgatgaatattaa
- the LOC101988440 gene encoding prostaglandin-E(2) 9-reductase-like isoform X2 produces MITEATKIGIDAGFRHIDAAYMYQNEEEVGLAIRDKIADGTVKREDIFYTSKLSSTCHRPELVQVCLEKSLKKLQLDYVDLYLIHFPVPMKPDNNLNPTVENGKLLFDTVDLRDTWEAMEKCKDAGLAKSIGVSNFNRRLLEMILNKPGLKYKPVCNQVECHPYLNQSKLLDYCKSKDIVLVAYGALGTQRYKNWVDENAPYLLEDPILGAMAEKHKKTPALISLRYLLQRGIVVLAKSFNEKRIKENMKVFEFQLPEEDMAVIDSMNKNYRYSTAKFISAHPDYPYSDEY; encoded by the exons ATGATTACAGAGGCCACCAAGATAGGTATAGATGCTGGATTTCGCCATATCGATGCAGCTTATATGTACCAAAATGAGGAAGAAGTAGGGCTGGCCATCCGTGACAAGATTGCTGATGGTACTGTGAAGAGAGAAGATATATTCTACACTTCAAAG CTCTCCTCCACATGCCATAGGCCAGAACTGGTCCAGGTTTGtttggaaaagtcactgaaaAAGCTTCAGCTGGACTATGTTGACCTCTATCTTATTCATTTCCCAGTGCCAATGAAG CCAGACAACAATCTTAATCCAACAGTTGAAAATGGGAAATTATTATTTGACACAGTGGATCTCCGTGACACTTGGGAG GCCATGGAGAAGTGTAAGGATGCAGGGTTGGCCAAGTCCATTGGGGTGTCCAACTTTAACCGCAGGCTGCTGGAGATGATCCTGAACAAGCCAGGGCTCAAGTACAAACCTGTGTGCAACCAG GTAGAATGCCATCCATATCTCAACCAGAGCAAGCTCTTGGACTACTGCAAGTCAAAAGACATTGTTCTGGTTGCCTATGGTGCTCTAGGAACCCAACGATATAAGAACTG GGTAGATGAGAATGCGCCATATCTTTTGGAAGATCCAATTCTTGGTGCTATGGCTGAGAAGCACAAAAAAACTCCAGCCCTAATTTCCCTCCGTTATCTACTGCAGCGTGGGATTGTGGTTCTTGCCAAGAGTTTCAATGAGAAGCGGATCAAAGAGAATATGAAG GTTTTTGAGTTCCAGTTGCCGGAAGAGGACATGGCAGTTATCGATAGCATGAACAAAAATTACCGATATTCTACTGCTAAATT TATATCTGCCCACCCTGATTATCCATATTCAgatgaatattaa